From the Deltaproteobacteria bacterium genome, the window TGATGAAGGCTGGGGCCAACCGGGGAGCGTCAGGAGAGAATGCCATCGTCCGAACAGCTCCAATGGCACAACTCATCGTGGGCCCCATCGCGATCGTTCTTGCGAACGCCATGATGGGAGAGGTCACCCCCAGGATGGCGGAGGCCATCTGTTCAAGCGGGGGTCGGAAAATTTTGATCCCCCTCACCCAGGAGAATGTCATGATCGCGGGGGTTCAAGCCGAGCCCTTGCCCCACCTGGTAGAACAAGTGGTGAAAATGATCATTGAGGAGGGAAAGTATGTGTGAGGCATCGGCCTACCTGGTCAAGAACGGGAAAGAAGAACTGGTGCTTGAAAGTGTGGATGAACTCGAAGAGGAAGGCGGTGAGATCCGCATGGTAAATATCTTCGGTGAGAGGAAACACCTCAAGGCCAGGATAAGGTCTCTTTCCCTCGTAGACCACAAGATCTACCTTGAACCGGTGAACTAGCTGGTTGTTGAAAAACCTGTGGGAGCGCAGTAGCTTCTCAATAGCCTGCTAAGTCTTCTGCAGGTGTTTGCATTTTACGGAAAGTTACCCGGGCACACCAATCCCATCAAGAAGGTGCATCCCTGTGACCCGGGAGAACTCCTTGCTTTTGTAAGGAAAAGCAGCAACCTGAACCTGCTGGCTGCGCCTTTCCATATCCATTGCGGCATTTTCGAGCCGCACATCTTTACTTATTCAATTCGGATTCTTTCCCGAGAAAAAACCACCAAGAAGGCCATGAAGGCTCCTCCAGGTCCGAAGACCGGAAATCACTATGTTGGAGGAGAAAATGAAGCCGTTGAACAAAACGATAGGTAAGATCTTTCTGATCATCATTCTAGTCGCCACCCAACTCGTCACCATGGCAGGGTCTGGGAACGCCCGGGTTGAAGAGGTCAGGATCGCTGACAGCAAGGGTGACTGGGGATACCCCAATCCATTCAGGCATTATCCCCGAGGGCCGGGTTACGTAAGAATGAGTTGGGTATTCGATACACTGATCTGGAAGGACCGGAAGGGATATGTCCCAGCCCTTGCCAAGTCCTGGGTCTATGACCCGAAGGAGCGGGCCTTTATCTTCGACCTCCAGGAGGGGGTCAAATGGCATGACGGGAAGCCTTTCACCTCAGAAGACGTGGTTTTCACGGTAAATTACTACAAGAAGCACCCTTACTCCTGGGTCCCGACGGATACCATTGCCGGAGCGGAAGCCCGCGGATCCTATCGGGTCGCACTAATACTGGCCCGTCCCTTTGCCCCTTTCCTGGCCAACGTGGCGGGCACCATGCCCATTCTTCCAAAACACATCTGGGAGAAGGTCGATGATCCCAATGCTTACAACGACCCCAAGGCCTTTGTTGGAAGCGGTCCTTACAAATTCGTGGACTTCAATAAGGCAAAGGGCACCTATCTTTTCCAGGCCTTTGATGACTACTGTCAGGGTGTTCCAAAGGCCAAGAGACTTATTTATGTTCGGGCCGGGAAACCCCTTATTTCCCTTTGCACCGGAAAGGTGGACCTGGCCAACATCAAGCCGGAGATGGCCGAGCCGTTAAAAAAGAAGGGGTTGGTGATCCTCAAAAACGACAGGGGCTGGAACAAGAAGTTGATGATCAATCATAGGATCGAACCCTTCAAGGAAAAGCGCTTTCGGCAGGCACTGGCCTACGCTATTGATCAGCAGCAGATCATCGAAAAGGCACATCGCGGTTTCGGATCTCCGGCTTCTTTCGGACTCCTTTCTCCAGATCACGAGTATTACAACCCGAAAACACCTGTCTATCCTCATGACCCGGACAGGGCACGGCGGATCCTGGAGTCCCTGGGATACAGGAAAGGGCCTTCGGGCTACTACCAGAAGGACGGTAAGCCGTTACGAATCGAGCTTTTGGCTTCCAACATAACTGTGGGCGGGGATTCGGTGCCAGACCGGGACGGGGAGGTCCTGAAACACCAGTTCGAGGCCGTTGGGATCCAGGTGGACCTGGTCAACATGGAGCAGGCCACTACTGACGGACGGGTCAGGAAGTGGGAATTTGAACTGGCCATTTCCGGACACGGTGGGTTGCTTGGTGATGCGATGATCCTGGAGCGCATGATTGACCCGGAAACCTCGAGTGGTTCCGTGAATTCGGCCCGCTACGATGGAAGCAAAAAACTACTGGAACTGGTGCGGGCACAGGTGAGGGAAATGGATCCTGAAAGACGGAGGAGGTTGGTCTATCAATGCCAGGAGATCTATGCAGAGGAACTTCCAGCCATTCCCCTCTACTACCCGGATTCCTTGTCCGCCTATAATCCCCAGAAAGGCATTGAATGGTACTACACCAAGGGTGGCCTTGCTGTGGGGATTCCCATACCTCAGAACAAGATGAGCCTCATCAGGTGAGAAAATTTCATGTCCCGTTCTGGGAAAGGGAGAAACCAGCACTTTCAGACGAAGACTTTAGTTCGATCGTTTTTTGATTAGTGCCCATCCATAAATAGGCAATTTTGTTCAAGATCAAGGAAGGCGAAGATTTTAACCGCAGGAATACATTGAAGTATTTCGAGGATTAAAATCTGAGCCTGACCTGTCTGCCGTGCCTGCCTTTCCCTTGGAATGGCAGATAGGTCCGGCACAGGCAGGCGCAGAGATTGGGGAAAAGGGGCATTTATGGATGGGCACTGATTAGGGTTCAAGGATTCAATGAGTCCAGGGGTTGAGTGAGAAATCGGGATTTAAGGAAAAGATGATTTTCACTTGACCCCTCGCCCCCTTGGCCTCTAAGGCTATCGGCTTCAGCCGATAGTAGTTTATCAGGGCTGGGAAGATCAGTCATGGTTCGTGCTTTAAGAAGCCGATATCGAATATCCATCGGGCTCCCGGCAGTTTTTCTCGCGGCCGCATTGTTCATGGTTTTCTTGAGTTATGCCCTGCCGAGGCTCCTGCCGGGGGACTTTGTGACAGCAATGTATGCCTCATCCAACGTGACGCTCTCAGAGGAGCAGGAAGCAGCTCTTCGGTCCTACTACACCAGTCAAGAGACCTTCAGGGAGTATCTGATGAGATGGATTCGGCTGGACTGGGGCTATTCTTATGCCTACATGACCCCTGTTTCCAGCCTCTTTTTCGAGGCCCTGCCCTGGACCCTTCTCCTCCTGGGTTCGGCCAACCTGCTCTCCCTGACCCTGGGTTTTTTCCTGGGGGTGGAAGCGGCCTGGCGTTGGGACAGCCGGGGAGGAAAATGGTTGGTCGGTTGGATGACCCTTTTTGAGGGAATGCCGGAGATGGTCACCGGAGTGCTGCTCCTGCTGATCTTCGCCCTTCACCTGGGATGGTTCCCTGCGGCCGGGGCCGAGACGGCATACGCGGACCTTTCCTTCTTTAAAAGGGTTGCGGATGTAGGACACCATCTCGCCTTGCCCCTTCTCACCCTCGTGGTTGCTTATGTTCCGGGAAATTTCCTCCTGACCCGCAACAGCATGATGATCTTCCTTCGTTCCCCCTTCACCACCACGGCCCGCGCCAAGGGCCTTTCGGCCCGCCGTGTCCGTTACGCCCACGTTGCCCGAAACGCCCTCTTGCCTCTGGTCACCCGATTCGGGCTTCGGGTGAGTTTCATGGTCACCGGGGCCCTGGTGGTGGAGCGGATCCACGCCTATCCGGGACTTGGCACCCTCCTATTCAATGCCATCCAGGCCCGGGATCTGCCGGTAATCCAGGGAGTGGTTCTCATGTCCTCTCTGATGGTCCTGGCTGTTATTCTGTGCCTGGAAACGGTCTATCGGATCCTGGACCCGAGGATTGGTTATGCGTCCTAATTTCATGAGAGATGTTTTCCGTGACCCCTGGTTCATGGCCGGGCTTGGTCTTGCAATTCTATTTGCGGTAGTGGCGGCCCTTGGCCCCACCCTTTCACCCTACGACCCCCGGGACATGCGATTCGCCCCCATATCTCCTCCCTCTTCCGAACACCTGCTGGGTGTAAACGACGGCGGGCAGGATATTTTCTCCGAGCTGCTCTATGCCGTAAAGAATACGGTGGCCTTCGGGCTGTGGACTGCTTCTCTGGGCCTGCTCGCCGGGGTGATCATCGGGGTGAGCGCCGGATGGATCGGGGGTTGGGTGGATCTGGTCCTCATGCGGATCGCCGATGTGCTTTTGGCCGTTCCGTCCATAATGGTCCTCATCTTCACCGCAGCCCTTTTTCGGCCGCCTCCTTTGTTGTTGGCAACGATCCTGGCGGCCCTTTCTTGGCCGACCACCAGCAAGGGTATTCGGGCCCAGACCCTGAGCCTCAAGCAGGCTCTCCATCTGCGGGCGGTTTCACGAATGGGAGCAGGAAATTTTTACATCATACGCCGGCACCTTATCCCGGAGATGTTTCCCCTCTACCTGGTCGGTTTTGCAGCCAAGGCGAGAATGGCCATGTTTATGGAGGCATCGCTGGCCTTCCTGGGGTTGTTTGATCCGGGTAGAAAATCCCTCGGAATGATGATCAGTTACGCGTTGAAATATTACTATATGGATATATGGTGGAATTGGCTCATGCCGCCCATCCTGTGCCTTTCCATGCTGATTGGATCGGTCACCTTTCTCGCCATAAGCCTTGAAAAGGCGCTCGATCCAAGACTCAGGGAGTCCATCGGGGGGCAGGGAGCATGAGTGTTCGGATTGAACAATTGAGCGTTCTCTATCGGGATGGGAAACATTCCCTGCTGGCCCTGGAAGAGGTGAACCTGGAGATTTTGCCGGGGCGGTGTCTGGCCCTCGTGGGAGAGTCCGGATCCGGGAAAACGACCCTGGGCTTGGCCTGTATGGGATTGCTCCCTAAAAACGCATCCATTCGGGGGACCATCCGATACAACGGTTCCCTCCTGGTTCCCGGGGACGAAAGGGCCGTCAACAGGTTGAGATGGAGTCACCTTGCCATGGTATTTCAGAACGGAGCCGCTCATCTCAACCCTGTCCATCGTATTGTGGACCAGGTAGCCGAACCGTTGATCCAAAGGGCTTTATTACCCAGGACCGAGGCCCTGGAACGGGCCTCACGTCTTCTCGAGAAAGTGGGTCTTGGGCCGGAATGCCTCCATCGTTATCCCCATGAGCTGAGCGGCGGTCAGGCCCAAAGGGCCATGATTGCCATGGCCCTGATCCTGGATCCCCGTGTCCTGATCCTTGATGAGCCCACTTCCGCCCTGGATCCTATTCACAAAGGCATGGTCTCAGAGGTCATCCGCTCCGCCAAGGAGACGGGGAAGGCGGTTCTACTGATCACCCACGATCTTGAGTTCGCTGCCCGGAATTCCGACGTGGCGGCGGTCCTTTACCTCGGTCAGATCATGGAAACCCTTCCATCGGGCGACCTGTTTGAGCAGCCCCTCCACCCTTATACCTCCGCCCTGGTCCGCTCCTTCCCCGGGATGAACAGACCCAGGGACCTTGGAGGAATCCGCGGAGACGCTTTTTACCGAATGGTCCACCGCCA encodes:
- a CDS encoding DUF3842 family protein is translated as MMLMVVDGQGGGIGAALIKRLREEIGFELNIVALGTNPIATSNMMKAGANRGASGENAIVRTAPMAQLIVGPIAIVLANAMMGEVTPRMAEAICSSGGRKILIPLTQENVMIAGVQAEPLPHLVEQVVKMIIEEGKYV
- a CDS encoding CooT family nickel-binding protein, with amino-acid sequence MCEASAYLVKNGKEELVLESVDELEEEGGEIRMVNIFGERKHLKARIRSLSLVDHKIYLEPVN
- a CDS encoding peptide-binding protein, which gives rise to MKPLNKTIGKIFLIIILVATQLVTMAGSGNARVEEVRIADSKGDWGYPNPFRHYPRGPGYVRMSWVFDTLIWKDRKGYVPALAKSWVYDPKERAFIFDLQEGVKWHDGKPFTSEDVVFTVNYYKKHPYSWVPTDTIAGAEARGSYRVALILARPFAPFLANVAGTMPILPKHIWEKVDDPNAYNDPKAFVGSGPYKFVDFNKAKGTYLFQAFDDYCQGVPKAKRLIYVRAGKPLISLCTGKVDLANIKPEMAEPLKKKGLVILKNDRGWNKKLMINHRIEPFKEKRFRQALAYAIDQQQIIEKAHRGFGSPASFGLLSPDHEYYNPKTPVYPHDPDRARRILESLGYRKGPSGYYQKDGKPLRIELLASNITVGGDSVPDRDGEVLKHQFEAVGIQVDLVNMEQATTDGRVRKWEFELAISGHGGLLGDAMILERMIDPETSSGSVNSARYDGSKKLLELVRAQVREMDPERRRRLVYQCQEIYAEELPAIPLYYPDSLSAYNPQKGIEWYYTKGGLAVGIPIPQNKMSLIR
- a CDS encoding ABC transporter permease, which produces MVRALRSRYRISIGLPAVFLAAALFMVFLSYALPRLLPGDFVTAMYASSNVTLSEEQEAALRSYYTSQETFREYLMRWIRLDWGYSYAYMTPVSSLFFEALPWTLLLLGSANLLSLTLGFFLGVEAAWRWDSRGGKWLVGWMTLFEGMPEMVTGVLLLLIFALHLGWFPAAGAETAYADLSFFKRVADVGHHLALPLLTLVVAYVPGNFLLTRNSMMIFLRSPFTTTARAKGLSARRVRYAHVARNALLPLVTRFGLRVSFMVTGALVVERIHAYPGLGTLLFNAIQARDLPVIQGVVLMSSLMVLAVILCLETVYRILDPRIGYAS
- a CDS encoding ABC transporter permease, which translates into the protein MRPNFMRDVFRDPWFMAGLGLAILFAVVAALGPTLSPYDPRDMRFAPISPPSSEHLLGVNDGGQDIFSELLYAVKNTVAFGLWTASLGLLAGVIIGVSAGWIGGWVDLVLMRIADVLLAVPSIMVLIFTAALFRPPPLLLATILAALSWPTTSKGIRAQTLSLKQALHLRAVSRMGAGNFYIIRRHLIPEMFPLYLVGFAAKARMAMFMEASLAFLGLFDPGRKSLGMMISYALKYYYMDIWWNWLMPPILCLSMLIGSVTFLAISLEKALDPRLRESIGGQGA